The proteins below are encoded in one region of Sminthopsis crassicaudata isolate SCR6 chromosome 1, ASM4859323v1, whole genome shotgun sequence:
- the SLC5A1 gene encoding sodium/glucose cotransporter 1 has product MDATLSPLTPAPPLPSDRIKNAADISVIVIYFVVVMAVGLWAMLSTNRGTVGGFFLAGRSMVWWPIGASLFASNIGSGHFVGLAGTGAAAGIATGGFEWNALVLVVILGWVFVPIYIKAGVVTMPEYLRKRFGGKRIQVYLSVLSLFLYIFTKISADIFSGAIFIKLALGLDLYLAIFLLLAITGLYTITGGLAAVIYTDTLQTLIMLVGSFILTGFAFKEVGGYSAFVEKYMNAIPSKVSDGNITINAKCYTPRPDSFHIFRDPLTGDLPWPGLIFGLSILALWYWCTDQVIVQRCLSAKNMSHVKAGCIMCGYLKLLPMFLMVMPGMISRILYTDKVACALPSECEAQCGTKVGCTNIAYPTLVVELMPNGLRGLMLSVMLASLMSSLTSIFNSASTLFTMDIYTKIRKKASEKELMIAGRLFILVLIGISIAWVPIVQSAQSGQLFDYIQSITSYLGPPIAAVFLLAIFCKRVNEPGAFWGLILGLLIGLSRMIAEFAYGTGSCMEPSNCPTIICGVHYLYFAIILFFVSIITILIVSLLTKPIPDVHLYRLCWTLRNSKEERIDLDADDERGVPDDSEDKLEIETPQEDKNCLRKTYDMFCGLDQQKGPKLTKEEEAALKMKLTDTSEKPLWRNIVNINGIILLAVAVFCHAFFA; this is encoded by the exons ATCGGCGCCTCTCTGTTTGCCAGCAACATCGGCAGTGGTCACTTCGTGGGACTGGCTGGGACTGGAGCGGCAGCGGGCATTGCCACGGGGGGCTTTGAGTGGAAT GCCCTGGTGCTGGTGGTGATCCTCGGCTGGGTGTTCGTCCCAATCTACATCAAGGCCGGG GTGGTGACAATGCCAGAATACCTGCGGAAGCGATTTGGTGGGAAGCGCATACAAGTCTATCTCTCTGTCCTGTCTTTGTTCCTTTACATCTTTACCAAAATCTCG gcCGATATCTTCTCGGGAGCCATATTCATTAAGCTGGCCTTGGGGCTCGACTTGTACCTGGCCATCTTCCTCCTTCTGGCCATCACAGGCCTTTATACCATCACAG GGGGCCTGGCGGCTGTAATCTATACGGACACTTTGCAGACTTTGATTATGCTGGTGGGGTCCTTCATCCTCACGGGATTTG CCTTTAAGGAAGTCGGGGGCTATAGTGCCTTCGTGGAAAAGTACATGAATGCCATTCCAAGCAAGGTGTCTGATGGGAACATCACCATCAATGCCAAATGCTACACCCCGAGGCCAGATTCCTTCCACATTTTTCGGGATCCTTTAACTGGGGACCTCCCCTGGCCAGGACTCATCTTTGGCTTGTCCATCCTTGCCCTGTGGTATTGGTGCACAGACCAG GTCATCGTGCAGAGGTGCCTCTCGGCCAAGAACATGTCCCACGTGAAGGCTGGCTGCATCATGTGTGGTTACCTGAAGCTGCTGCCCATGTTCCTCATGGTCATGCCCGGGATGATCAGTCGGATACTCTACACAG ACAAGGTGGCCTGTGCCCTTCCCTCAGAGTGCGAAGCCCAGTGTGGAACCAAAGTCGGCTGTACCAACATCGCCTACCCAACCCTGGTGGTGGAACTCATGCCAAATG GTCTCCGCGGCCTGATGCTGTCCGTCATGCTGGCCTCCCTCATGAGCTCCCTCACCTCCATCTTCAATAGTGCTAGCACTCTGTTCACCATGGACATCTACACCAAAATCCGCAAGAAGGCATCTGAGAAGGAGCTTATGATAGCTGGCAG GTTGTTCATCCTGGTACTAATCGGCATCAGCATTGCTTGGGTCCCTATTGTGCAGTCGGCGCAGAGTGGGCAGCTCTTTGACTATATCCAATCCATCACCAGTTACCTGGGGCCACCCATCGCTGCTGTTTTCCTGCTGGCCATTTTCTGCAAAAGAGTCAACGAGCCG GGCGCCTTCTGGGGGCTGATTTTAGGACTCCTGATTGGACTGTCTCGAATGATTGCAGAGTTTGCCTATGGGACGGGCAGCTGTATGGAGCCCAGCAACTGTCCCACGATAATTTGTGGTGTTCACTACCTCTACTTCGCCATCATCTTGTTTTTTGTGTCTATCATCACCATTTTAATCGTCTCTCTCTTGACTAAGCCCATCCCTGATGTGCAC CTTTACCGCCTTTGTTGGactttgaggaacagcaaggaagagCGTATTGATTTAGATGCAGATGATGAGAGGGGAGTCCCAGATGATTCTGAAGACAAGTTGGAAATAG AAACCCCTCAAGAGGATAAGAACTGCCTCCGGAAGACCTATGACATGTTCTGTGGACTGGACCAGCAGAAGGGGCCCAAGCTGACTAAGGAGGAGGAGGCTGCCCTCAAGATGAAACTGACAGACACATCAGAGAAGCCCCTGTGGAGGAATATTGTCAACATCAATGGCATCATCCTCCTGGCCGTGGCCGTCTTCTGCCACGCTTTCTTTGCATAG